The genomic interval ACAATTACAATAAAAGGATGATGAAGGGTTCATGTAAATTCATCttcaagttgaaaattaataattgatTGATCACTAGAGCATAAATGGGAGCTATTGTAGAAATGAATGTTGCCTTTGACTCttcttattaaaataataatgtcgtgttgatttttgaatttatttgagCTTTGCTTACCAATACTATTGGGTATAGTCAAATAAGTTAGAAAAGAaaagtataaaagaaaattatggcCTCAGGGCACAGCGCAAGTGGTGAGACTGAGATACGTaagaaaagaaaagtatgaCTGAGATGCGAAATCTGAACCATATATTAATACTATATTGATCCAACTCAAAAATCCTATATAAACTAAGCTAATTAAAGATCCCCTTATAGTCATACTCACACTCGAAATCTCTCTCTGCTTCTCTTTCTCTTCAAATATTATATATCTGAACTCATGGCTGGGAAAGGTGAGGGACCTGCTATTGGAATCGATTTGGGTACCACTTACTCCTGCGTCGGAGTATGGCAGGAAGGTCGTGTTGAGATCATTGCCAATGATCAGGGTAACCGAACAACACCCTCATATGTTGCTTTCACTGATACCGAGCGCTTGATCGGAGATGGTGCTAAGAACCAGGTCGCCATGAACCCCGTCAACACCGTCTTTGGTATGTAACATGTCTTCACAACGTGActgtaaaattatttatgtaaatattgcataatattttattatttaaatttaaaatactgaTCCTTTTTAAAAGGGTTTTAGGGCCTCTATACCGGATTGAATCCTCTGTCCCAATTAAATGTCCCATTGCCTGTTCTAAGACACGTGTCTTCCTAATTAATTCTctattaagatattttttttttcagaaaaaaatatTCATCTTTTTGTTTGAGAACTTCATGCGtgccttttattttttctggagAAGTTGGAAGACATAACTTAATaccaataaataaatcaaataataggatctcaatgcaatatatatacttAGTATTATTTCCACatctcatatatacatatatatataaaaatacatataattctGTAAATTTTCATATTCAGGTTTGGATTCTGCAATGTTGTGAATGATGTTCAATTAAAATTACCTAAAGCAACATGTTTTAATCTATATGCCTAAGGAAATAGATGCACTTGTAAAAGAAACccccaatatatatatttatatatatctatatatatgtgaAAAATAACTATGATTCAAGTGAATGAATtccttatattaatttaatttatggctgattaaaaaaaaaatatgggcaAGTATGATTAGTTCTATAGATTATCATCAGATTTATTTCATCCAcctccaaaaaaagaaaaaacacttGTCTTCATTTTTCTAttatctctctctatatatatataaatattttaaacagAGTAATAAATGATTTAATATGTTTTACTCTTTGATTATACAAAACAAGTCTTAGTTGAAAATTAACTAAGAAGACAAGTGTCAGTTTTTTATTATTGGGACAGACAATGGGACATGCAATTGGGACAGAGGATTTCAATCCCCTCTATACCGAGATTtctaaatgaaatattttattctaCTTCCTACTTTAGCTAGGGGTGTTTATCAAACCGCTCAAATTGTCtgcattacaaaaaaaaaatacaatttataattctttgcggtgcggtcacagtttgaatttttcttaaacGCGCAGTGCAGTGTGGTTTGcagttttaaattattaatatgcgGTTTAAACTGTACCGCACCGACAGCATATTATAATAAGCAGCAATGGCGTACATTGGTAGTAAAAGTGGCGCTATTAAATTGCTTGTTAGTACTATttagaagtcattaaattactAACGTTAATTTGATAAATATTTCTACAATTACGTGTATGTTTGAAAAAggctcttttatttttatgtttcagaattttaatttttttattttattatatttgtgtaGATGCAAAAAGGTTAATTGGTAGGTGGTACGAGGACGAATGTGTACAGAGCGATATTAAGCTCTGGCCATTCAAGGTTATCCCCAGTCCTGGAGACAAGCCTTTGATTCTTGTGAACTACAAGGGTGAAGACAAACTGTTCTCTGCTGAGGAGATCTCATCTATGGTTCTCGTCAAGATGCGTGAGATTGCTGAGGCTTACCTTGGTTCAACCGTCAAGAACGCAGTTGTCACTGTCCCTGTTTACTTCAACGACTCTCAGCGTCAGGCTACCAAGGATGCCGGAGTTATTGCTGGTTTGAACGTGATGCGTATTATCAACGAGCCCACTGCTGCAGCAATTGCTTACGGTCTTGACAAGAAGGCCACCAGTGTTGGTGGGAACGTTTTGATCATTGATTTGGGAGGTGGTACTTTTGATGTGTCACTCCTTACCATTAAAGACGGCATTTTTGAAGTGAAAGCCACCGCTGGTGACACTCATCTCGGAGGAGAAGATTTTGACAACAGAATGGTCAACCATTTCGTCCAGGAGTTCAAGAGGAAGAACAAGAAGGACATCAGTGGCAACCCAAGGGCCCTTAGGAGGTTGAGAACATCTTGCGAGAGAGCGAAAAGGACCATCTCTTCCACAGCCCAGACCACCATCGAGATTGATTGCCTATATGAGGGTATTGATTTCTACTCCCCCTTTACCCGTGCCAAATTTGAGGAGCTCAATATAGATCTTTTCAGGAAGTGTATGGAGCAAGTCGAGAAGTGTTTGAGTGATGCTAAGATGGACAAGATCAATGTTGATGATGTTGTGCTTGTTGGTGGTTCCACTAGAATTCTCAAGGTTCAACAGTTGTTGCAAGATTTCTTCAATGGAAAGGAGCTTTGCAAGACTATTAACCCTGACGAGGCTGTTGCTTACGGTGCAGCAGTCCAGGCTGCTAACTTGACCGGTCAAGGAAACCAGAAGGTCCAGGACCTTTTGCTTTTGGATGTTACTCCTTTGTCTCTTGGTGTGGAGACTCTTGGAGGTGTTGTGACTGTAGTGATCCCCAAAAACACAACCATTCCAACCAAGAAGGAGCACATATTCACTACTTGCCACGACAACCAATCCTCTGTGTTGATCTACGTGTACGAAGGTGAAAGAGCTAGGACCTGTGACAACAACTTGCTTGGAGAGTGCAAGCTTTCTGACATTCCTCCAGCTCCCAAGGAAGTTCCAAAGATCAAGGTAAGCTTTGATATTGATGTCAACGGTATTCTTAACGTCTCTGTTAAGCACGAGTCCACAGGACAAAAGAGAAGTATCACTATCAACAACGACAGGGGAAGATTGTCCAAGAATGAAATTGAGAAGATGGTTCAAGAGGCTGAGAAGTACAAGGCTGAGGATGAAGAGCACAGGAAGAAGGTCGACTCCAAGAATGCTTTGGAGAACTACACTTACAACATGAGGAACGCAATTAAGGACGAGAAGATTGCATCCAAGCTTACTGAAGCCGATAaaaatgtgacagtcagtagtcccgtgaggacaaagcacgctggaaacacacgtgttggtctgtagggtcagtcatcagtccatgaagcagccaaagtgacgtactcgtgtataagagccatttagtccgtgggtgtaaggacccaatggaggcttgaagcggggacgttacagttggtatcagagccgatcgtccgttagcccgaaggatactcacggtatacatacagaagactgaaaaagatccctctcactattatgtaagtgttagttttaattttcttggtattggcattaatagtcttatatgtgatacatataattagagcctcatcttaggtggtgcttagagacatcaatagtaccctctatctcttatgattgattacactttttaggaagaagatgtataagtttatatttctttattgtcttgaattgaactaggaaggaccgtgttcctttcttgaaaatttagaataaattatattaagagttcataagactttatttgataaataagaatattactagttaagcttgacaacattaagtttagatatgtacatagaatcttctcttccaataattgaactcttttgtttcttttaaatcaacatttcttgtaaacatgaaactagaagatcagttagaatcaatgtgaaaggaacgaccaatagaggtgggggctaaggatgtgtgttccgctgacccacagatggttgatgttccagagaacccaataatagttaaggctaacgatctaatagaggtattggaaggactacgagcatgactaagacaatttgttgaagagttttcacaggctcagcaaaatatcaccaacactagtagtggaacttgaagcacataatgaaatgtaccaatagccaactaagtaccgacgcatattttttcacctatctatgaatggttgaagaagcggtctctacacctagccatgaatggaagcccaacatataggaagtagggATGACTTAGAATAGTAGACGCTATACCAAACTGGGACAGTATAATTTACGAAACCTacttattaagaaggatgaaatAATAGATCTTTAAGGAGAAGGTACTATCTTGTTGGATATTCTATAAGTAACACACTCTtaagttagatggtaagaagtatgagtactgtatgcaaagacattggagataagtatgttatagaaatgagtcaggagaggacgatgccatcatatagaaaggagtgcggtgtgctgaatagaatccaaaatgagaagttagaaagagacatgataaaattactagaggtaataacttatgaaggtatcttaaacactaagagataagcagagcatcaacaaatattagattaccgaaggaaagttgtaaactttaaactcaaggtcatctacttggtggaggagataacagagaaaaatgtgtatggtttcgacagagacattttcaaaggagaaagacaaaaaaaggtccaggcacggctaacaatttgggtacaacatgaatgagagacaactaagagggtgactactcggaattgatcacagctacacaactaagagattgtggatgcagctttgtggcgggtgtacaacaaacaactatagagagtagatcgcaaattcaaaacttgagaaagatgaggaattagcattcaagggtgacatccctagattccaaatactcactgatacaacaacaatggtgtggagtatagctcaatgagaaaatgttaggaaagcctcacttagagacaggagaaaagtgagacacaattaggaccaaagtaacatatattgaagaatgtcatggcatgtcaaggaccatacaagtttttgataagtgttgggattagaaaatacactcatgcaacataaaggaattcaaggcacaacgtaagcaaaggatactacaatccaattacggcttatattatgggcaatagtataagtatgttggagtgtcatcTAATGAGAAACTAAGAGGAAAACTCACAAAGTCCATTTGAAAAGAGATGGTGTTTCTAGGTCCTATAATGCCCGAGAAGAAAATGACTATGGATTTGTCAAAAGCTAAAATtgttaagagcaaaaaaaaaaaaagggaaaaatattagatatttttctcaatctaaaaagccagtaatagagatctttggaaggactctctcaagctgacaataactaacttattgcacactactaagtcttgtccaattgaaagtgcaaaagttagaagaagaaaaaaaaaacaagataggtattgataatttggtggcgtttggatgtaaaatgagacgcttgaacgaattattgacttgtgcttaaaggtagtatgggaagtaagaataaaaaattcctgactaaggaattataaatagtgagtctccagtaataaatcaaatacaagtaTGGGTATAGGCGGTATAATAGTGATggacagagtaaggtctgttcggcatagtttgcaaattatatatatagtatccttaccctgataacttggatgatcaatacattatgagattggtatggttgacttattgttaaaagtcaacaaataataaatagttgggCTACTATAAGCTATGGTAGgattgaacttattttaaaggggttattagtgtgctttctatgttttaatacatatatgttatagtcttaagtaaataattagtattggaatgtatgtttaagagatttggaagatttagaggtacaattaagaagttgagatatttttttttttctggtgaattaaagaaggctacaatatacagggcatgaatatggctggaataatcaatgCTATGATAAGTATGAAATTATGTGATACCTTAGATGGCTAGTATATTAGAAGAAGCAATCATTGAACATAACTATCAGAATCTATCGGCATTACAGATTCAAAGTTCACCACTATAGCAAGATAATACCAAAgtagataaaagttagtatagaaaactagctaatctcataatcaagtcaacttgattgaagggggtaatggaggaccaagaaccataggagagattagcaaagaaaatacaatatagTGATACAAGAAAGAGACTACAAAAGGAACCGACAGTGGTTACCTAGGAAAATGGGAAGGCGTGACAACTGCAATGAATACATGGATAAAGGATATCAAGAGGTGAATGTTAGACAAAAAGGTGGTCGAAATGgatcattaaatatttatatatagaagaccttttaaagagcttaaatgtttatttccaagtgtCATGGAACAAGTGTCTATCGATGAGTGGGTAACACCTatgaaattgaaagaatgaCATTGTAGCCTTATAGTAGAAAATCAAGTAGAGAAGTAAGATTTTTATAGGTAATAACATTCAACTAAAGAATGGGAATGATTAAAGACAAGTTTGCATAAGGTCTTCTACCCTActctttgtgtttgttattttgtattgtataatgtgttctcaagtgacatgtaaggatgttcatttagagaataatTAGTGTTACTttaaatggcatgtaaggatgctcatagaaaaataaatagtttcactcttaatggcatgtaaggatgatcataagagaaagaaaaacttttcatatattacgagcatgtgattgcaaaacttagtatttaaagcatgtatatgtaagttattatgatggagtacattttggtatttaagtaatgtatagagaaataataatacttaattaagttgtgtatattttatgtgttatggattgaccgataagacataggttaaatgcatgtttattgggtccatatatatggtagataatgaggtaatgcagtaagtggtgaaagacatgacgactcaacaccccgagtgttggtaagttaaatttcgaggacgaaatttcttttaaggagggtagaatgtaatatccagattaaaatagtatttaattttctttttttttttggatattaattgagcgaggataattatcttgtttctttgtgttgttagtgagttgatattattgcttagagtagttgtaccaatttttagagagagttaaagttgtattaactacgaaagtaaaatattatggtatttttacagagtaagtaatcgtttaattaaagcccaatatgaaggtccattagggttttataatatatttagtgagtttaattaattaatgttaaaaattcgtaggtttggataaattcgcaagattaaaaactgttttactaaaacgatcatatctggagttctagagctcggattgaggtgatttcagtggcgttggaaagataattcaaagatctatcaattatgtagaaatagatttatcgtaattttaactttattggggtcaaaattaggttacaaagtgacgacctgttaagtttagtatagaaaccctaagttttaaaatttaaatttaaaacttatatctaacaaataagatttttatttaattattctatttagagttaaattagcatcagattataggggttattttattattttcttttatagatttaattagattataaaacctaaatctatcacattttgatacgtaatatgcagagtctctaaccctaagaaaaataaaactcaatctcaatctctttctttcagcctgaatacaattcttagagaagacactcataaaatcctatatcctacaagttatccatctcgctacctatcaaagatttataatttttccttcttgtttcattctcttcgccaaacaacactcatgattttcatcaacataacattgagatcatcatcaccattctaataatttgagatttcaagatctagcactgattaagaagagtcatcaagaggtaagagagtttttccacttattgttgtgaacttttaggttaaactatgaaatctcgtttttatttttttctgaaaattattgtcttagtaaaatagtcatatctctctcaatattgatccgtttctGGCGATTttgtatcgttagaaagcttattcgatgatctaaaatttttatgaagaaactattcaccatttcggtgatattctatgtcgaaaattatcatctttctgatattgttgtaaatcgtttttttcatattcccagaaaaagtactttcacttaaaataccataactctctcaattcttgtccatttttaatgatctatatatggtttcaaagcttattcaatttggcataagtttcatgaagaaacatttcgtgaattcggagttatactatgtcgaaaagttagtttccttctgtatcatgtaattcgtttcttgaatcttgttcttccaaaactgttttggtaaaattgtaatatctctttgaatataattccaatttcagagattttagtatcattggaaagggaatttaatttcctaaaactttcatgaagatgttatcttctagttctgaacctttcaatacaaaaagtttgtaattttgctaagtcgtataattcgttactccatattccttctcagaaatagtttcagtaaaacaatcataactctctcagttttaatccattttttatgatctttatatcgttggaaagataatggaatttcctataatttttatgaagacaacttttactgaattagtgtagttgttggtcaaaaatagtaatctttctgctgtactgtaagagtacgaattttaatattaggaccttgacccatgtcttattataggtagtagtgacgagataacaactcttaagcagcgggatttgaggtaaggaaattagatagttttgtatgtgtttatctgcataaatttaaattctttatgtattgaaatatgacttatgattagtttttatgaatatgtatatggtactgagaatgtgtggtatggacacaatatgactttgtgaattgatacgtagattatggttgtatgacttgtatatgttgtatgttgtatttgtatgtttcaggttgtgtgttgtatgatgtatttgtatgttgcatgttatatgttgtatgttgtatgctaacgtctcaggtaaagtgggggaccatggtggggtatgatacgggataaggccgttgaatgtagagataccctaccctgcattttactgagtcgtgtatgagattgttatggtgggtatgatacagtgatgttactgttgaatatagggataccctatcctataacaatggtagggctgcataggcccatgttattatatgggcagattaggcccaggatattgtagggtcgaGCTAggccgggttatgtaagtaatggctatgatatgccaatattgtgataatgttattattatttatagtattgatatgattatgttatgagtatgatattggagttatgatctctgtatatgtgtacggtgtgaacaaatagtatagacttgtatgataaaggtttccatatgtacagttatttggttatagttataaaagagcatgtatgatattgctaaaacttaataaatacattaatggtatgtgtgatattatatggtattgtttgataagcatttccttactgagcttttagctcaccccccttactttccccctacaggtattagacagggaagtatgtatagtgagtgTGGTCGGttgtacgtatactgtgagcggctatgggcggacaaacgatctagaacgccggtggtgccttagttttattttaagcagttgataaatctaacacagtggaaatgcattatttaaaattatttacttactgtatcttgttttacaaatgaaggatccttctctgttgcattttgattttttttaaaatccactgttgtatttaaattattttttttatcttttcaaattatgcatgaaaatagtatttttgtaaaataaggcaaaatatcgggtcagtcagtagtcccgtgatccgtaaggggaaataccgggtaagctgtgcaatcccacaccgcctggggaaggtcaagtgggatgattatgagactgtgtaggtatgggactacacagttgaagatggcttaaatggattgattggtactacctatgtcaacaaggtgcatcttgtttttcggta from Cannabis sativa cultivar Pink pepper isolate KNU-18-1 chromosome 4, ASM2916894v1, whole genome shotgun sequence carries:
- the LOC115712137 gene encoding heat shock cognate 70 kDa protein 2-like isoform X1 — translated: MAGKGEGPAIGIDLGTTYSCVGVWQEGRVEIIANDQGNRTTPSYVAFTDTERLIGDGAKNQVAMNPVNTVFDAKRLIGRWYEDECVQSDIKLWPFKVIPSPGDKPLILVNYKGEDKLFSAEEISSMVLVKMREIAEAYLGSTVKNAVVTVPVYFNDSQRQATKDAGVIAGLNVMRIINEPTAAAIAYGLDKKATSVGGNVLIIDLGGGTFDVSLLTIKDGIFEVKATAGDTHLGGEDFDNRMVNHFVQEFKRKNKKDISGNPRALRRLRTSCERAKRTISSTAQTTIEIDCLYEGIDFYSPFTRAKFEELNIDLFRKCMEQVEKCLSDAKMDKINVDDVVLVGGSTRILKVQQLLQDFFNGKELCKTINPDEAVAYGAAVQAANLTGQGNQKVQDLLLLDVTPLSLGVETLGGVVTVVIPKNTTIPTKKEHIFTTCHDNQSSVLIYVYEGERARTCDNNLLGECKLSDIPPAPKEVPKIKVSFDIDVNGILNVSVKHESTGQKRSITINNDRGRLSKNEIEKMVQEAEKYKAEDEEHRKKVDSKNALENYTYNMRNAIKDEKIASKLTEADKNKIEDAIDGTIQWLDGNQLAEFGEFDYMKMELESIYDLIIAEMYQGAGGDMGAGMGGDMGSDMGGDMGGDMEEVLIDIFDKFVTFSSLF
- the LOC115712137 gene encoding heat shock cognate 70 kDa protein 2-like isoform X2, whose protein sequence is MAGKGEGPAIGIDLGTTYSCVGVWQEGRVEIIANDQGNRTTPSYVAFTDTERLIGDGAKNQVAMNPVNTVFDAKRLIGRWYEDECVQSDIKLWPFKVIPSPGDKPLILVNYKGEDKLFSAEEISSMVLVKMREIAEAYLGSTVKNAVVTVPVYFNDSQRQATKDAGVIAGLNVMRIINEPTAAAIAYGLDKKATSVGGNVLIIDLGGGTFDVSLLTIKDGIFEVKATAGDTHLGGEDFDNRMVNHFVQEFKRKNKKDISGNPRALRRLRTSCERAKRTISSTAQTTIEIDCLYEGIDFYSPFTRAKFEELNIDLFRKCMEQVEKCLSDAKMDKINVDDVVLVGGSTRILKVQQLLQDFFNGKELCKTINPDEAVAYGAAVQAANLTGQGNQKVQDLLLLDVTPLSLGVETLGGVVTVVIPKNTTIPTKKEHIFTTCHDNQSSVLIYVYEGERARTCDNNLLGECKLSDIPPAPKEVPKIKVSFDIDVNGILNVSVKHESTGQKRSITINNDRGRLSKNEIEKMVQEAEKYKAEDEEHRKKVDSKNALENYTYNMRNAIKDEKIASKLTEADKNKIEDAIDGAIQWLDRNQLAKFDEFDDKKKELESIFNSIIAEMYQGTGGDDIDMLCDIFCKLATLAAVLNN